From the Mangifera indica cultivar Alphonso chromosome 10, CATAS_Mindica_2.1, whole genome shotgun sequence genome, one window contains:
- the LOC123228095 gene encoding ubiquitin-like protein 5 — protein MIEVVLNDRLGKKVRVKCNDDDTIGDLKKLVAAQTGTRADKIRIQKWYTIYKDHITLKDYEIHDGMGLELYYS, from the coding sequence ATGATTGAGGTGGTGTTGAACGATCGGCTAGGGAAGAAGGTGCGCGTGAAGTGCAACGATGATGACACCATCGGTGACTTGAAGAAGCTGGTGGCTGCTCAAACCGGTACTCGAGCGGACAAGATTCGGATTCAGAAGTGGTATACCATCTATAAGGATCATATCACTCTTAAGGACTACGAGATCCATGATGGCATGGGCCTCGAGCTCTACTACAGCTAA
- the LOC123226894 gene encoding phosphoglucomutase-like isoform X2 codes for MSASSTTAVPALDKIDFLKLQNGSDIRGVAVAGVEGEPISLTEPVTEAIASAFAAWLLEKKKADASKCLRISVGHDSRISAQTLQDAVSRGIAGAGLDVVQYGLASTPAMFNSTLTEDDAILCPVDGAIMITASHLPYNRNGFKFFTNAGGLGKADIKDILERAAHIYSSFTDEGLLNSRKKVSASVKKVDYMTLYASDLVKAVRKAAGNIEKPLEGFHIVVDAGNGAGGFFAAKVLEPLGAITSGSQFLEPDGLFPNHIPNPEDKVAMKAIILAVLNNKADLGIIFDTDVDRSAAVDSTGREFNRNRLIALMSAIVLEEHPGTAIVTDSVTSDGLTTFIEKKLGGKHHRFKRGYKNVIDEAIRLNSIGEESHLAIETSGHGALKENHWLDDGAYLMVKLLNKLASARAAGVGGGSKVLTDLVEGLQEPGFAVELRLKIDQNHPDLKGGSFRDYGEAVLKHLENHIDSHPKLQKAPVNYEGVRVSGFGGWFLLRLSLHDPVLPLNIEAPSHEEAVKLALVVSTAVNEFQALDTSALEKFIKVS; via the exons ATGTCAG CTTCATCTACTACTGCAGTACCAGCGCTTGacaaaattgattttcttaaaCTTCAAAATGGCAG TGATATTCGTGGTGTTGCTGTTGCTGGTGTTGAGGGAGAACCTATCAGCCTCACTGAACCAGTTACTGAAGCAATAGCATCTGCCTTTGCTGCATGGttattggaaaagaaaaaggctGATGCATCAAAATGCTTGCGTATTTCGGTCGGTCATGATTCTCGCATATCTGCACAAACATTACAG GATGCAGTTTCGCGAGGCATTGCTGGTGCTGGTCTGGATGTTGTTCAATATGG TTTAGCATCTACACCAGCAATGTTTAATAGCACACTTACAGAAGATGATGCAATTTTATGTCCAGTTGATGGGGCTATTATGATTACAG CTAGTCATCTGCCTTACAACCGGAATGGGTTCAAATTCTTCACAAATGCTGGAGGGCTTGGGAAAGCTGATATCAAAGACATCCTGGAGCGTGCTGCACATATATACAGTAGTTTTACTGATGAAGGTTTATTGAATTCACGGAAGAAAGTCTCCGCATCTGTTAAGAAAGTTGATTACATGACTCTATATGCATCTGATCTGGTAAAGGCTGTCCGAAAAGCTGCTGGAAATATAG AGAAGCCATTGGAGGGATTCCATATCGTTGTTGATGCAGGAAATGGAGCAGGAGGATTTTTTGCT GCTAAGGTTCTTGAGCCTCTGGGTGCTATAACTTCTGGTAGTCAATTCTTGGAACCTGATG GTTTGTTTCCCAATCATATTCCAAATCCAGAGGATAAGGTAGCAATGAAGGCTATCATTCTGGCTGTCCTTAACAACAAGGCTGATTTAGGGATCATCTTTGACACGGATGTTGACAg ATCTGCCGCTGTGGACTCAACTGGTCGTGAATTTAATCGGAATCGCCTAATTGCTCTTATGTCTGCCATTGTTCTTGAGGAA CATCCAGGAACAGCCATTGTGACAGATAGTGTGACTTCAGATGGGCTGACaacttttattgaaaagaaactGG GAGGAAAACACCATCGGTTCAAAAGAGGGTATAAAAATGTCATCGATGAAGCTATTCGTCTG AATTCTATTGGAGAGGAATCACATCTGGCTATTGAAACCAGTGGCCATGGAGCTCTCAAGGAAAATCACTGGCTTGATGATGGGGCATATCTCATG GTTAAACTCTTAAATAAACTTGCTTCAGCCAGAGCTGCTGGAGTTGGTGGTGGTAGCAAAGTATTAACTGATTTGGTAGAGGGCCTCCAAGAACCAGGATTTGCTGTGGAATTGAGACTGAAAATCGATCAAAACCATCCAGATCTTAAAGGAGG ATCTTTCCGCGATTATGGGGAGGCTGTGTTGAAACATTTGGAGAACCATATTGATTCTCATCCAAAGCTTCAGAAAGCACCAGTTAACTATGAAGGG GTTAGAGTTTCTGGCTTTGGTGGGTGGTTCCTTCTAAGACTCTCTCTTCACGATCCTGTTCTTCCCCTTAACATTGAG GCACCTAGCCATGAAGAGGCTGTGAAACTTGCTCTCGTGGTGTCTACTGCTGTTAATGAGTTCCAAGCCTTGGACACATCTGCCTTGGAAAAATTCATCAAAGTGTC GTAA
- the LOC123226894 gene encoding phosphoglucomutase-like isoform X1, translating to MSAMSGKIVQNVFVAQTYQKNRKFGTQYQRDCCSPCMRNLLPFQGGKLTWTGISSMQMRNPSKHQSGFINKGTVYCNASSTTAVPALDKIDFLKLQNGSDIRGVAVAGVEGEPISLTEPVTEAIASAFAAWLLEKKKADASKCLRISVGHDSRISAQTLQDAVSRGIAGAGLDVVQYGLASTPAMFNSTLTEDDAILCPVDGAIMITASHLPYNRNGFKFFTNAGGLGKADIKDILERAAHIYSSFTDEGLLNSRKKVSASVKKVDYMTLYASDLVKAVRKAAGNIEKPLEGFHIVVDAGNGAGGFFAAKVLEPLGAITSGSQFLEPDGLFPNHIPNPEDKVAMKAIILAVLNNKADLGIIFDTDVDRSAAVDSTGREFNRNRLIALMSAIVLEEHPGTAIVTDSVTSDGLTTFIEKKLGGKHHRFKRGYKNVIDEAIRLNSIGEESHLAIETSGHGALKENHWLDDGAYLMVKLLNKLASARAAGVGGGSKVLTDLVEGLQEPGFAVELRLKIDQNHPDLKGGSFRDYGEAVLKHLENHIDSHPKLQKAPVNYEGVRVSGFGGWFLLRLSLHDPVLPLNIEAPSHEEAVKLALVVSTAVNEFQALDTSALEKFIKVS from the exons ATGTCAG CAATGTCAGGGAAGATTGTTCAAAATGTTTTTGTAGCACAGACCTACCAAAAGAATAGGAAGTTCGGGACCCAATACCAAAGGGACTGTTGTTCCCCTTGTATGCGCAACTTGCTTCCCTTTCAAGGAGGGAAGTTGACATGGACTGGCATATCTTCCATGCAAATGCGCAACCCATCCAAACACCAGAGCGGTTTTATTAACAAAGGAACTGTTTACTGCAACG CTTCATCTACTACTGCAGTACCAGCGCTTGacaaaattgattttcttaaaCTTCAAAATGGCAG TGATATTCGTGGTGTTGCTGTTGCTGGTGTTGAGGGAGAACCTATCAGCCTCACTGAACCAGTTACTGAAGCAATAGCATCTGCCTTTGCTGCATGGttattggaaaagaaaaaggctGATGCATCAAAATGCTTGCGTATTTCGGTCGGTCATGATTCTCGCATATCTGCACAAACATTACAG GATGCAGTTTCGCGAGGCATTGCTGGTGCTGGTCTGGATGTTGTTCAATATGG TTTAGCATCTACACCAGCAATGTTTAATAGCACACTTACAGAAGATGATGCAATTTTATGTCCAGTTGATGGGGCTATTATGATTACAG CTAGTCATCTGCCTTACAACCGGAATGGGTTCAAATTCTTCACAAATGCTGGAGGGCTTGGGAAAGCTGATATCAAAGACATCCTGGAGCGTGCTGCACATATATACAGTAGTTTTACTGATGAAGGTTTATTGAATTCACGGAAGAAAGTCTCCGCATCTGTTAAGAAAGTTGATTACATGACTCTATATGCATCTGATCTGGTAAAGGCTGTCCGAAAAGCTGCTGGAAATATAG AGAAGCCATTGGAGGGATTCCATATCGTTGTTGATGCAGGAAATGGAGCAGGAGGATTTTTTGCT GCTAAGGTTCTTGAGCCTCTGGGTGCTATAACTTCTGGTAGTCAATTCTTGGAACCTGATG GTTTGTTTCCCAATCATATTCCAAATCCAGAGGATAAGGTAGCAATGAAGGCTATCATTCTGGCTGTCCTTAACAACAAGGCTGATTTAGGGATCATCTTTGACACGGATGTTGACAg ATCTGCCGCTGTGGACTCAACTGGTCGTGAATTTAATCGGAATCGCCTAATTGCTCTTATGTCTGCCATTGTTCTTGAGGAA CATCCAGGAACAGCCATTGTGACAGATAGTGTGACTTCAGATGGGCTGACaacttttattgaaaagaaactGG GAGGAAAACACCATCGGTTCAAAAGAGGGTATAAAAATGTCATCGATGAAGCTATTCGTCTG AATTCTATTGGAGAGGAATCACATCTGGCTATTGAAACCAGTGGCCATGGAGCTCTCAAGGAAAATCACTGGCTTGATGATGGGGCATATCTCATG GTTAAACTCTTAAATAAACTTGCTTCAGCCAGAGCTGCTGGAGTTGGTGGTGGTAGCAAAGTATTAACTGATTTGGTAGAGGGCCTCCAAGAACCAGGATTTGCTGTGGAATTGAGACTGAAAATCGATCAAAACCATCCAGATCTTAAAGGAGG ATCTTTCCGCGATTATGGGGAGGCTGTGTTGAAACATTTGGAGAACCATATTGATTCTCATCCAAAGCTTCAGAAAGCACCAGTTAACTATGAAGGG GTTAGAGTTTCTGGCTTTGGTGGGTGGTTCCTTCTAAGACTCTCTCTTCACGATCCTGTTCTTCCCCTTAACATTGAG GCACCTAGCCATGAAGAGGCTGTGAAACTTGCTCTCGTGGTGTCTACTGCTGTTAATGAGTTCCAAGCCTTGGACACATCTGCCTTGGAAAAATTCATCAAAGTGTC GTAA
- the LOC123226947 gene encoding uncharacterized protein LOC123226947: MLTLPFGISSLTVNNLNFNKQSSLSYFSCSSSRLSLSHNTSKLGVCRASQVVELFPTVSPEIVVREARLEDCWEVAETHCSCFFPEYSFPLDLVLRVDRLFAMLSGLTVQRHGCRRICLVAVVSGSVDQPFFLGSEDFKIGGLDGIFSLNRGCVAGILTVDTVADFLPRKGPLRQRRTGIAYISNVAVREKFRRKGIAKRLIAKAEAKARSWGCRAIALHCDLNNPGAIKLYKGQGFKSIKVPEGANWPQPRTSPDIKFSFMMKLINTPTSA, encoded by the exons ATGCTAACCTTACCTTTTGGAATCTCTTCTCTCACCGTTAACAATCTCAATTTCAACAAACAATCTTCCCTCTCTTACTTTTCTTGTTCATCTTCCAGGCTCTCTCTTTCTCATAACACCTCCAAATTAG GAGTATGCAGAGCGAGTCAAGTGGTTGAACTATTTCCAACAGTGTCTCCTGAGATAGTTGTAAGGGAGGCAAGGTTGGAGGATTGTTGGGAAGTGGCTGAGACTCACTGCAGTTGCTTCTTCCCCGAGTATTCATTTCCTTTAGATCTGGTGCTGCGCGTTGACAGGTTGTTTGCTATGCTATCTGGATTGACTGTGCAGCGGCATGGTTGTAGGAGAATTTGCTTGGTGGCTGTTGTCAGTGGCTCGGTTGATCAACCCTTCTTTTTGGGAAGTGAAGATTTCAAAATTGGTGGGCTTGATGGAATATTCAGTCTGAATAGAGGCTGTGTTGCTGGGATTTTGACAGTGGACACAGTGGCTGACTTTCTTCCAAGGAAGGGACCTCTTCGGCAGAGAAG GACTGGAATTGCATACATATCCAATGTTGCAGTTCGGGAGAAATTTCGAAGGAAGGGAATAGCGAAGAGGCTGATTGCAAAGGCAGAGGCAAAAGCCAGGAGCTGGGGCTGCCGTGCAATAGCGCTGCACTGTGATTTGAACAACCCAGGGGCGATAAAACTATACAAAGGGCAGGGTTTCAAAAGTATTAAGGTTCCAGAAGGAGCAAACTGGCCTCAGCCCAGGACCTCTCCAGATATCAAGTTCAGCTTCATGATGAAGCTGATAAACACTCCTACCTCTGCTTAG